Proteins from one Comamonas flocculans genomic window:
- a CDS encoding PepSY domain-containing protein, whose translation MNWKAVHRWLGLSLGTVALVLGLSGALLALDPVQEAWQAPTAPADLPVATLVQQVQQAMPGVEEIRRLPSGAVAAFGFDGDQAQARYVDATSGQLLGNYQPSSMPRWVKNLHRALLLGDGGRWGAAATALAMVLLSISGLVLLVRRMGGWRHVAGRVRGTLAQRLHVLAGRVVLALLLLSSITALTMSASTLGLLELEAGPEPDVVSSASTGADLAPAQLPLLRDLGVGDLHRVNLPDAGDPTDTWQVATTRGQGWIDRHSGDTLAWQEATLAQRLDDWARVLHTGESAWPWAVVMGLAGLCVLLFWASGVLIWWQGRRNAVHIADNSRLQQAEVLIFVASEGGSTWGFAQALHAALVRAGRRVHSSALEHFQITPTAQQVFILAATHGDGQPPAHARHALERIAAQGGSGVPVTVLGFGDRQYPAFCAYAQAVEQALRAQGHASLLPLELIHQQSAQQFARWGEALAQALGQPLAIDYRPRLPATTALTLVERRDYPGQADRPTAILRFAWPRQPWFARLLGCGLGRFEAGDLVGIVPPGNAVARYYSLASGSADGFLEICVRQWPGGVCSAHLLGLKPGDSTQAFIRANPGFTLSGRPPSVLLIGAGTGVAPLAGFIRRNDERTPMHLYFGARDPATDYYFGSEIARWQAEQRVASVNTIFSRVPGGGYVQEILQRDAERLRKLLAAGAAVRVCGSRPMAQGVGEVLDALLAPLGLDVNALKAKGRYAEDLF comes from the coding sequence ATGAACTGGAAAGCCGTCCACCGATGGCTGGGTCTGAGCCTGGGCACCGTGGCCCTGGTGCTGGGCCTGTCCGGTGCCCTGCTGGCCCTGGATCCGGTGCAGGAGGCCTGGCAGGCGCCGACAGCACCGGCCGACCTGCCGGTGGCCACGCTGGTGCAACAGGTGCAGCAGGCCATGCCCGGCGTCGAGGAAATCCGTCGCCTGCCCTCGGGCGCCGTCGCCGCCTTCGGCTTCGACGGCGACCAAGCGCAGGCGCGCTACGTCGATGCAACCAGCGGCCAGCTGCTTGGCAACTACCAGCCCTCCAGCATGCCGCGCTGGGTCAAGAACCTGCACCGCGCGCTGCTGCTGGGCGATGGTGGGCGCTGGGGCGCCGCGGCCACGGCGCTGGCCATGGTCTTGCTGTCGATTTCCGGCCTGGTGCTGCTCGTGCGCCGCATGGGCGGCTGGCGCCATGTGGCAGGCCGGGTGCGCGGCACCCTGGCGCAGCGCCTGCACGTACTGGCGGGCCGGGTGGTGCTGGCCCTGCTGCTGCTGTCCTCGATCACGGCGCTGACCATGAGCGCCTCGACACTCGGCCTGCTCGAACTGGAAGCCGGGCCCGAGCCCGACGTTGTTTCCAGCGCCAGCACGGGGGCCGACCTGGCGCCGGCGCAGCTACCGCTGCTGCGCGACCTCGGCGTCGGCGATCTGCACCGCGTCAACCTCCCCGATGCGGGCGACCCCACCGACACCTGGCAGGTGGCGACCACGCGCGGCCAAGGCTGGATTGACCGCCACAGCGGCGATACCTTGGCCTGGCAGGAGGCGACGTTGGCGCAGCGGCTGGACGACTGGGCCCGCGTGCTGCACACCGGCGAGAGCGCCTGGCCGTGGGCCGTGGTGATGGGCCTCGCGGGCCTCTGCGTGCTGCTGTTCTGGGCGAGCGGCGTGCTGATCTGGTGGCAGGGGCGCCGCAACGCGGTGCACATCGCCGACAACTCCCGCCTGCAGCAGGCCGAGGTGCTGATCTTCGTCGCCAGCGAGGGCGGCAGCACCTGGGGCTTTGCCCAGGCCTTGCATGCCGCGCTGGTACGCGCCGGGCGGCGCGTGCACAGCAGCGCACTGGAGCACTTCCAGATCACGCCCACGGCGCAGCAGGTCTTCATCCTGGCGGCCACGCATGGCGATGGCCAGCCGCCGGCGCATGCGCGTCATGCGCTGGAGCGCATTGCCGCGCAGGGCGGCAGCGGCGTGCCGGTGACGGTGCTGGGTTTTGGCGATCGCCAATACCCGGCGTTCTGCGCCTATGCACAGGCCGTCGAGCAGGCGCTGCGTGCCCAGGGGCATGCGAGCCTACTGCCGCTGGAGCTGATCCACCAGCAGTCGGCGCAGCAGTTCGCCCGCTGGGGCGAGGCACTGGCGCAGGCCCTGGGCCAGCCGCTGGCGATCGATTACCGACCCCGTCTGCCCGCCACCACCGCGCTGACGCTCGTCGAGCGGCGCGACTACCCCGGCCAGGCCGATCGGCCCACGGCCATCCTGCGCTTTGCCTGGCCGCGCCAGCCGTGGTTTGCGCGTCTGCTCGGCTGCGGCCTGGGCCGCTTCGAGGCGGGCGACCTGGTAGGTATCGTGCCACCGGGGAACGCGGTGGCGCGCTATTACTCGCTGGCGTCGGGCAGCGCCGACGGCTTTCTGGAAATCTGCGTGCGCCAGTGGCCCGGCGGCGTGTGCTCGGCGCACCTGCTGGGGCTCAAGCCGGGCGACAGCACGCAGGCCTTCATCCGTGCCAACCCGGGCTTTACCCTCAGCGGTCGACCGCCGAGCGTGCTGCTGATCGGCGCTGGCACCGGCGTGGCACCGCTGGCAGGCTTCATTCGGCGCAACGACGAGCGCACGCCGATGCACCTGTACTTCGGCGCGCGCGACCCGGCCACCGACTACTACTTCGGCTCCGAGATCGCGCGCTGGCAGGCCGAGCAGCGCGTGGCCAGCGTCAACACCATCTTCTCGCGCGTGCCCGGCGGCGGCTACGTGCAGGAAATCCTGCAACGCGACGCCGAACGCCTGCGCAAATTGCTGGCCGCCGGCGCCGCGGTGCGCGTGTGCGGCAGCCGCCCCATGGCCCAGGGCGTGGGCGAGGTGCTCGATGCGCTGCTGGCGCCGCTGGGCCTTGACGTGAACGCACTGAAGGCCAAGGGGCGCTATGCCGAAGACCTGTTCTGA
- a CDS encoding cytochrome b: protein MSRTTERYHPTLITLHWLTLLLMVGVYALIELHDGLPKGSAERALAKSWHESLGILVFAVVVLVRLPLRWMLGQPSELAGTPAWQSRLAHVMHWALYGLLIAAPVLGYLSLNAKGAPVSLFGLELPGLMAPDKALAGGLKEVHEAIGTLGYWLIGLHAAAALVHHYLMHDTTLARMGLGRARLDPNSRDSR from the coding sequence ATGTCCAGAACCACTGAACGCTACCATCCAACGCTCATCACACTGCACTGGCTGACGCTGCTGCTGATGGTCGGTGTCTATGCCTTGATCGAGCTGCACGATGGCCTGCCCAAGGGCAGTGCCGAGCGGGCGCTGGCCAAGAGCTGGCATGAAAGCCTGGGCATCCTGGTTTTCGCAGTCGTCGTATTGGTTCGGCTGCCGCTGCGGTGGATGCTGGGTCAACCCAGTGAGCTTGCCGGTACGCCCGCGTGGCAGTCCCGCTTGGCCCATGTCATGCACTGGGCGCTTTACGGCCTGCTCATCGCGGCGCCCGTTCTCGGCTATCTGAGCCTGAACGCCAAGGGCGCGCCCGTGTCCTTGTTCGGACTCGAACTGCCTGGGCTGATGGCGCCTGACAAGGCGCTTGCAGGCGGCCTCAAAGAAGTCCACGAGGCAATCGGCACACTCGGGTACTGGCTGATCGGCCTACACGCTGCAGCGGCGCTGGTGCATCACTACCTGATGCACGACACGACGCTGGCACGCATGGGCCTGGGGCGGGCTCGACTTGACCCAAACTCCAGAGACAGCCGCTGA
- a CDS encoding Crp/Fnr family transcriptional regulator, with amino-acid sequence MPDPDPAACSLDMRMAVCRKVPLFADLDDGQLAQVNRHCQAQNFAAGEPVYLEGDAATHIYVVAIGAVKTTRLAADGRQSLIDLLTPGDFFGALPALGQQFYADSATALTPACLLGLDAPEYDAILQEIPQVAVATLKGVAHRLTQSQHAIHMLAGAPLEQRLAALLLVLADKVGKPWNEAMLLDVPLAREDLAAMAGAATESVSRLFSQWQREGWIDAGRRWVAIVDAARLEQVRDGMV; translated from the coding sequence ATGCCAGACCCGGACCCGGCGGCCTGCTCGCTGGACATGCGCATGGCCGTTTGCCGCAAAGTCCCTCTTTTTGCCGATCTCGACGACGGGCAACTGGCGCAGGTCAACCGGCATTGCCAGGCCCAGAACTTCGCGGCCGGGGAGCCCGTCTACCTGGAAGGCGATGCCGCGACGCACATTTACGTGGTGGCGATCGGCGCCGTCAAGACCACGCGGCTGGCGGCCGATGGGCGCCAGTCGCTGATTGACTTGCTCACCCCAGGCGATTTCTTTGGCGCGCTGCCGGCGCTGGGCCAGCAGTTCTACGCCGACAGCGCCACCGCCTTGACGCCGGCCTGCCTGCTGGGCCTGGATGCGCCTGAGTACGACGCCATCCTGCAAGAAATTCCGCAAGTCGCTGTGGCCACGCTCAAGGGCGTGGCGCACCGGCTGACGCAGTCGCAGCACGCCATTCACATGCTGGCCGGGGCGCCGCTGGAGCAGCGCCTGGCAGCCTTGCTGCTGGTTCTTGCCGACAAGGTCGGCAAGCCCTGGAACGAGGCCATGCTGCTGGACGTGCCGCTGGCGCGCGAGGACCTGGCCGCCATGGCCGGCGCGGCCACCGAATCGGTCAGCCGCTTGTTCAGCCAGTGGCAGCGCGAGGGCTGGATCGACGCCGGCCGGCGCTGGGTCGCCATCGTCGATGCGGCGCGCTTGGAGCAAGTGCGCGACGGCATGGTTTGA
- a CDS encoding FAD:protein FMN transferase: MPKTCSEPLHRLQLHGPTMATRWAVSCDVPPVLDTNALCQALAEAVEQVDAQMSPWQPESALNQLNRAPVGDWLALPAQILEVLARALEVCRLSDGAFDPAVGALVDAWGFGAACDTPDAEAIRAARNAKRLPTPQALELDLAAGLARKHSPLQLDLCGIAKGYAVDRMCAVLTGHGVCHALVALDGELRAIGPQASGAPWAVALESPRAGLRAAHGVIELQDLAVATSGDYRHFVQVGQARLAHSMDGRSGKPVNNGVASVTVLAPRCMDADAWATALLVAGSGQGLALAHRHGLDALWLLRRGEALVELGSGRFAAAASAGTA; this comes from the coding sequence ATGCCGAAGACCTGTTCTGAGCCCTTGCACCGGCTGCAACTGCACGGGCCGACCATGGCCACGCGCTGGGCCGTGAGCTGCGATGTGCCGCCTGTGCTGGACACGAACGCGCTGTGCCAGGCGCTGGCCGAAGCGGTCGAACAAGTCGATGCCCAGATGTCGCCCTGGCAGCCGGAAAGCGCACTGAATCAGCTCAACCGTGCGCCGGTAGGCGATTGGCTGGCACTGCCGGCGCAGATCCTTGAGGTGCTGGCCCGCGCGCTCGAAGTCTGCCGCCTGAGCGACGGAGCGTTTGATCCCGCCGTCGGCGCACTGGTCGATGCCTGGGGCTTTGGCGCGGCATGCGACACGCCGGACGCCGAGGCCATCCGCGCCGCGCGCAATGCCAAACGCCTGCCGACACCGCAAGCCCTTGAGCTGGACTTGGCCGCCGGCCTGGCGCGCAAGCACTCGCCACTGCAGCTCGATTTGTGCGGCATCGCCAAAGGCTATGCCGTGGATCGTATGTGTGCCGTGCTCACCGGACACGGCGTGTGCCACGCCCTGGTCGCACTGGACGGCGAGCTGCGCGCCATCGGCCCCCAGGCCAGCGGCGCGCCCTGGGCGGTGGCGCTGGAGAGCCCGCGTGCAGGCCTGCGCGCCGCGCACGGGGTGATCGAGCTGCAGGACCTGGCCGTGGCCACGTCGGGCGATTACCGGCACTTCGTCCAGGTGGGCCAGGCACGCCTGGCGCACAGCATGGACGGGCGCAGCGGCAAGCCGGTGAACAACGGCGTCGCCAGCGTCACCGTGCTGGCGCCCCGTTGCATGGACGCCGACGCCTGGGCCACCGCCTTGCTGGTGGCGGGCTCGGGCCAGGGCCTGGCCTTGGCGCATCGGCACGGCCTGGATGCCTTGTGGCTGCTGCGCCGGGGCGAGGCGCTGGTCGAGTTGGGCTCGGGCCGCTTCGCCGCTGCCGCATCGGCGGGTACGGCATGA